In Rodentibacter sp. JRC1, one genomic interval encodes:
- a CDS encoding conjugal transfer protein TraH yields MRKLFRKALVLSVFLLSSMANADVNADLNKFFNDLGGGANYTSPTVMQGQSAGYLTGGAFFARVPTRNIQLISITLPSISAGCGGIDAYLGAFSFINSEQLQAMAKMIMSNAIGYAFDLALETTCPQCKMVMDKLQAMANDINNLNISTCQAAQALVGGIVGKRLAQDQQACTSVASENNMFSDFLQTRQRCGVGGESNKVLNSPKAKKRDEEIPRNTNTVWRAFNRINQVVSNDRELKEMMMTMVGTTIYDAKGNMNVLPSLGVTDELISTLLYGGTATMYRCNDTSECLQPTKSKVTIQEKNGLVNKVKEIISRIYDSVVADVPLKQNEINFINNTRIPIYRHIKDVAMSGADSQFVLNLSQYLALNHALEYVNGLVSVTELASSKTLGSDEEVKQFQDRVKNVRERLSNTLNKVQIQQDGYISVLEQMQILRKQIAPQYGSKLNFGE; encoded by the coding sequence ATGCGTAAGTTATTTCGTAAAGCGTTAGTGCTATCGGTTTTTTTATTATCCAGTATGGCAAATGCTGATGTGAATGCGGACTTAAATAAATTCTTTAATGATTTAGGAGGCGGCGCTAATTATACCTCTCCGACAGTGATGCAAGGACAAAGTGCAGGATATTTAACCGGAGGGGCTTTTTTTGCTCGTGTACCAACAAGAAATATCCAACTGATTTCTATCACATTGCCAAGTATTAGTGCAGGTTGTGGGGGGATTGATGCCTATTTAGGGGCGTTCTCATTTATCAATAGTGAGCAACTTCAAGCGATGGCCAAAATGATTATGAGTAATGCGATTGGCTATGCGTTTGATTTGGCGTTAGAAACCACTTGTCCGCAATGTAAGATGGTCATGGATAAACTTCAAGCGATGGCAAATGATATTAATAATCTTAACATTTCAACTTGCCAAGCCGCACAAGCCCTTGTAGGGGGGATTGTCGGTAAACGTTTAGCCCAAGATCAACAAGCCTGTACCTCGGTTGCCTCAGAAAATAATATGTTTTCAGACTTCTTACAAACAAGACAGCGTTGTGGGGTTGGAGGTGAATCAAATAAAGTGCTAAATAGCCCAAAAGCTAAAAAACGAGATGAAGAAATCCCTCGTAATACTAATACTGTATGGCGTGCGTTTAATCGTATTAATCAAGTTGTATCAAATGATCGCGAACTTAAAGAAATGATGATGACGATGGTCGGAACAACGATTTACGATGCCAAGGGTAATATGAATGTTTTACCCTCTTTGGGTGTAACCGATGAATTAATCAGTACACTACTTTATGGCGGTACGGCCACGATGTATCGTTGTAATGATACTTCAGAATGCTTACAGCCAACAAAATCAAAGGTCACTATTCAAGAGAAAAATGGGTTAGTTAATAAAGTTAAAGAAATCATTTCACGCATCTACGATTCAGTTGTGGCAGATGTGCCATTAAAACAGAATGAAATTAACTTTATCAATAATACGCGAATCCCGATTTATCGCCATATTAAAGATGTCGCGATGTCCGGTGCCGATAGTCAGTTTGTTCTCAATCTATCACAATATCTAGCCTTAAATCACGCACTTGAATATGTAAATGGGCTTGTTAGTGTGACGGAATTAGCCAGTTCAAAAACATTAGGTTCTGATGAAGAAGTAAAACAATTTCAGGATCGGGTTAAAAATGTAAGAGAACGTTTGAGTAACACATTAAACAAAGTGCAAATCCAACAAGACGGCTATATATCAGTGCTTGAGCAAATGCAAATTTTACGTAAACAAATTGCGCCACAATACGGTAGCAAATTGAATTTTGGCGAATAA
- the ssb gene encoding single-stranded DNA-binding protein, with protein sequence MAGVNKVIIVGHLGNAPEMRAMQNGDAVANISVATSESWNDRNTGERREITEWHRIVFYRRQAEICGEYLRKGSQVYVEGRLRTRKWQDQNGQDRYTTEIQGDVLQMLGTAQGKNNLGTENQGQEKAPTNNAYAKAKGKPVPTKEPDDFGEIPF encoded by the coding sequence ATGGCAGGAGTAAACAAAGTCATTATAGTGGGGCATTTAGGAAATGCCCCGGAAATGCGAGCAATGCAAAATGGTGATGCTGTCGCCAATATTAGTGTAGCGACTAGTGAAAGTTGGAATGATCGTAACACCGGAGAACGCCGAGAAATAACAGAGTGGCATCGTATCGTATTTTATCGCCGCCAAGCTGAAATTTGCGGTGAATACTTGCGTAAAGGTTCACAAGTTTATGTAGAGGGACGATTACGCACGCGTAAATGGCAAGACCAAAATGGGCAAGATCGCTATACAACTGAAATTCAAGGTGATGTCTTGCAAATGTTAGGTACTGCACAAGGTAAAAATAACTTAGGCACTGAAAATCAGGGGCAGGAAAAAGCACCGACTAATAATGCTTATGCTAAGGCAAAAGGAAAGCCAGTACCGACTAAAGAACCTGATGATTTTGGTGAAATTCCTTTCTGA
- a CDS encoding conjugal transfer protein TraN has protein sequence MMKKGYFLFSLLVSNMAFATSMNEAFNQGRDVGKGNNSNAQQIMKDFQPSQIQGYQARPKESQYYTGVKGGNPNLTATGMNALENSESGKAIKSSIINNPKVDISQDSDFIQSSNNIRANAEVISGIKDGQCVNKVLSKTLFTSHFCEKDQAINKVCKNTALVKWTGKKELKEKVERFKLEDGGNDKNTHQSFLKFYFPYNNAIIKGYKVILEWVNPILVQDKTIYKTQYESSSFDVFGGTTKYISGYQKKDNGRWNERGWVFPNVMEYQSNKIENYKVDGSQYFNILIKSQDVYGFLAVWVAGVYKSIITNNNLPGFKRNNNNKNAEIEITFLEEENTLKPEIEWVNSCGNFDDSNLIKINEKCTSPGGNRTFFKDDKKFDLYSECWEKQTEYLVSEVSDNECKKYESNPNCTVGERECILNNNGSCTRHRIKYQCQTTTKTDGYICGDKFFCSDGSCADLEGSVNTDFGHAVSQLATVAQAGKDVGLDPDHLKAFSGKAMFCRKSGFGFSDCCKDSGWGNKAGLAKCNSEENALGKAKEKKLVVYVGTFCSKKILKKCVQRKSGYCVFDNKLARIIQYQGRSGQLGIGFGGAKNPDCRGITVDELQRIDFNAMDYSDFYDELNERTHLPDKQQIMEHMRNSIINQLQEK, from the coding sequence ATGATGAAGAAAGGCTATTTTTTATTTTCTCTTTTGGTTTCCAATATGGCTTTTGCAACCAGTATGAATGAAGCCTTTAATCAAGGTCGTGATGTTGGAAAGGGTAATAATAGTAATGCACAACAGATTATGAAAGATTTTCAGCCAAGCCAAATACAGGGGTATCAGGCTCGCCCTAAAGAAAGTCAATATTATACCGGGGTTAAAGGTGGTAATCCTAATTTAACCGCAACAGGTATGAATGCGCTAGAAAATTCTGAAAGTGGTAAAGCAATAAAAAGCAGCATTATAAATAATCCTAAGGTGGATATTTCACAAGACAGCGATTTTATTCAATCTTCTAATAACATCAGAGCGAATGCAGAGGTTATATCAGGAATAAAAGATGGTCAGTGCGTGAATAAAGTCTTGAGTAAAACATTATTTACTTCTCATTTTTGCGAAAAAGACCAAGCAATAAATAAAGTTTGTAAAAATACTGCATTAGTAAAGTGGACAGGGAAAAAAGAATTAAAAGAAAAGGTAGAGAGATTTAAATTAGAAGATGGCGGTAATGATAAAAATACACACCAATCATTTCTAAAATTCTATTTTCCGTATAATAATGCCATTATTAAAGGGTATAAAGTTATTTTGGAATGGGTTAATCCTATTTTAGTACAAGATAAAACTATTTATAAAACTCAATATGAATCTTCTAGTTTTGATGTTTTTGGAGGAACAACCAAGTATATATCTGGATACCAAAAAAAAGATAATGGGAGATGGAATGAAAGAGGATGGGTGTTCCCTAATGTAATGGAATATCAATCAAATAAAATTGAAAACTATAAAGTAGATGGTAGTCAATATTTTAATATATTAATTAAATCTCAAGATGTTTATGGTTTTCTTGCTGTATGGGTTGCTGGCGTTTATAAAAGTATTATTACTAATAATAATCTTCCGGGGTTTAAGCGTAATAATAACAATAAAAATGCAGAGATTGAGATTACATTCTTGGAAGAGGAAAATACATTGAAACCTGAAATTGAGTGGGTTAATTCATGTGGAAATTTTGATGATAGCAATTTGATTAAAATAAATGAAAAGTGTACTTCTCCGGGTGGGAATAGAACTTTCTTTAAAGATGATAAAAAGTTTGATTTATACAGTGAATGTTGGGAAAAACAAACAGAGTATTTGGTTAGTGAAGTAAGTGATAATGAATGTAAAAAATATGAAAGTAACCCAAATTGTACGGTGGGTGAGAGAGAATGTATTTTAAATAATAACGGTTCTTGCACACGGCATCGAATTAAATATCAATGCCAAACTACAACAAAAACAGATGGCTATATTTGCGGTGATAAATTCTTCTGTAGTGATGGTTCTTGTGCCGATTTAGAGGGTAGTGTGAACACTGATTTTGGTCATGCAGTTAGTCAATTAGCGACCGTTGCACAAGCTGGGAAAGATGTAGGGCTTGATCCGGATCATTTAAAAGCATTTAGTGGTAAAGCGATGTTTTGCCGGAAATCCGGTTTTGGCTTTAGTGATTGCTGTAAAGATAGCGGTTGGGGGAATAAAGCTGGGCTTGCAAAATGTAATTCTGAGGAAAATGCACTAGGTAAAGCTAAAGAGAAAAAATTAGTAGTTTATGTTGGTACATTCTGCTCTAAAAAAATATTGAAAAAATGTGTTCAACGGAAAAGTGGGTATTGTGTATTTGATAATAAATTAGCCCGAATTATTCAATATCAAGGGCGTTCCGGTCAATTAGGCATTGGATTTGGGGGGGCGAAAAATCCTGATTGTCGTGGGATTACAGTCGATGAGTTACAGCGAATTGATTTTAATGCAATGGATTATTCCGATTTCTATGATGAATTAAATGAGCGCACTCATTTACCGGATAAACAACAGATCATGGAACACATGAGAAATTCTATTATTAATCAATTACAAGAGAAATAG
- the trbB gene encoding type-F conjugative transfer system pilin assembly thiol-disulfide isomerase TrbB yields MKKNYLILLFTLLLPTYGIANSTLEMIEKLDQEKLARQSQQAPEKKEVIQPKERRFITLSNGKRVDITDWRIVHFMSSTCTYCRQFNPKLKQLSEQVGIPVVTYSFDGQGDESFPVVFDATEEVLREFFAELPRATPTDFIINVNNLVTLPISQGDLSQYALAQRLDETFLYIDKNLKGIEKMPVGEGK; encoded by the coding sequence ATGAAAAAGAATTATCTGATTTTGCTATTTACACTTTTATTGCCAACTTATGGAATAGCTAATTCAACCTTGGAAATGATTGAAAAATTGGATCAAGAAAAATTAGCAAGACAATCTCAGCAAGCACCTGAGAAAAAAGAAGTGATACAGCCCAAAGAGCGTCGCTTTATTACTCTTTCCAATGGAAAACGTGTAGATATTACGGATTGGCGTATTGTACATTTTATGTCGAGTACCTGCACATATTGCAGACAGTTTAATCCAAAACTAAAACAGCTTTCAGAGCAGGTCGGAATACCTGTTGTGACGTACAGTTTTGACGGACAAGGTGATGAATCTTTCCCGGTGGTTTTTGATGCAACTGAAGAGGTATTAAGAGAATTTTTTGCGGAACTGCCAAGAGCTACGCCGACCGATTTTATCATTAATGTGAATAATTTGGTGACATTGCCAATTTCACAAGGGGATTTATCTCAATATGCCCTTGCACAGCGATTAGATGAAACGTTTTTGTATATTGATAAAAATCTTAAAGGGATTGAGAAAATGCCAGTAGGGGAGGGGAAATAA
- the traD gene encoding type IV conjugative transfer system coupling protein TraD, with translation MSLDARNITQGGQVIKYMISMFIQITNIVVYWSLIPSAGAFFIYLFSVMKWIHIKHGAMYWLLVLKGRLVKSQGDQLYHFNWVTAQGNTVEFTRTGAQVLNDGYFIKCAELLKTHAFFGWGVSLLVFFIIIGGVFWYLGRKGSLQRKDELIGGRYLASDAAHVNKLLKKLGKLSPLKIGDLHLVKNSEVQNIALHGTVGTGKSTVINGLLEQARKDEQRGIIYDRGNNFIPIFYRDGTDVILNPIDERCPNWDLWEECKDKVDLENFAEALFSEGQGGGDPFWVLSARMLFVSTAEAMRNDPNRSIRLLLNHLLSISLNDLKEILRGTDAVNLVDGSIEKTAVTIRTVLATYAKSLRLCQGLDKPGKPKFSIRKWLNNTGDNVWIFLSSDGRVHESIKPLITAWLNIAMQNVLALEADLGRRVWTLLDELPSLNNVPKILEYLSEARKFGGVSLVGIQNFPQLQAIYGKDKAQAIWDLLNTKAYFRAPSGEVARWVQSEIGEIRQKKFKDQYSYGVDTIRDGVNFSKDEQDENIVNYSDIQRLDDLQCYVVLKGDLPVAKVNLTRKEFKKIAEGKIERDLLAAFDQNLDELISHADMGHQFDALANKIVNGAASSSASGSEIVMPTMTAQEQQVEVDPIKQENTTIYKDEEHQNGKVENNLKHSLRDMEM, from the coding sequence ATGAGTTTAGATGCACGCAATATTACGCAAGGCGGTCAAGTTATTAAATATATGATCAGTATGTTTATACAGATCACAAATATTGTTGTTTATTGGAGCTTGATCCCAAGTGCGGGTGCATTTTTTATTTATCTGTTTAGTGTGATGAAATGGATTCACATTAAACACGGCGCAATGTATTGGCTTTTGGTGCTAAAAGGTCGTCTTGTTAAATCGCAAGGCGATCAGCTTTATCATTTTAATTGGGTCACCGCTCAAGGGAATACCGTTGAATTTACGCGTACTGGCGCACAGGTATTAAATGACGGTTATTTTATCAAGTGTGCAGAATTACTAAAAACTCACGCATTTTTTGGGTGGGGCGTTTCTCTTTTAGTCTTTTTTATCATTATTGGCGGTGTTTTTTGGTATTTAGGTAGAAAAGGGAGTTTACAACGTAAAGATGAATTAATTGGGGGGCGTTATCTTGCATCTGATGCCGCCCATGTGAATAAGCTACTTAAAAAGTTAGGGAAATTATCCCCTCTTAAAATTGGTGATTTACACCTTGTCAAAAACAGTGAAGTTCAAAATATTGCATTACACGGAACAGTAGGAACGGGGAAATCAACAGTAATCAATGGGCTGTTAGAACAAGCTCGGAAAGACGAACAACGCGGCATTATTTATGACCGGGGAAATAACTTTATCCCTATTTTTTATCGAGATGGGACGGACGTGATTTTAAACCCTATTGATGAACGTTGTCCTAACTGGGATTTATGGGAAGAGTGCAAAGATAAAGTTGATTTAGAAAACTTTGCTGAAGCCCTATTTTCTGAGGGGCAGGGGGGTGGTGATCCGTTTTGGGTGCTTTCTGCTCGTATGCTTTTTGTTTCAACGGCTGAGGCGATGCGTAATGATCCAAATCGTTCAATTAGATTGCTTTTAAATCATTTACTTTCAATTTCTTTGAATGATTTAAAAGAGATTCTAAGGGGGACTGATGCGGTTAATTTAGTAGATGGTAGTATTGAAAAAACTGCTGTAACTATTCGTACTGTTCTTGCGACTTATGCAAAATCGTTGAGACTTTGCCAAGGGTTAGATAAACCGGGTAAACCTAAATTCTCTATCCGGAAGTGGCTTAATAACACGGGCGATAATGTTTGGATATTTCTATCCAGTGATGGGCGTGTGCATGAATCAATAAAACCACTAATTACGGCATGGCTAAATATTGCGATGCAAAATGTTCTTGCCCTTGAAGCCGACCTTGGTCGGCGCGTATGGACGTTATTAGACGAATTACCGAGTCTGAACAACGTACCAAAAATTTTAGAGTATCTTTCTGAGGCGCGTAAATTTGGGGGGGTAAGTTTGGTTGGGATTCAAAACTTTCCCCAATTACAAGCCATTTACGGTAAGGATAAAGCACAAGCGATTTGGGACTTATTAAACACTAAAGCCTATTTTCGTGCGCCAAGTGGCGAGGTGGCCCGGTGGGTGCAAAGTGAAATAGGCGAAATTAGACAAAAGAAATTTAAAGACCAATATAGCTATGGTGTAGATACAATCCGGGACGGTGTAAACTTCTCAAAAGATGAGCAAGATGAAAATATTGTGAATTATTCGGATATTCAGCGACTAGATGATTTGCAGTGCTATGTTGTGCTTAAAGGTGATTTACCTGTAGCGAAAGTGAATCTTACCCGGAAAGAATTTAAGAAAATTGCGGAAGGTAAAATTGAACGGGATTTATTGGCAGCATTTGATCAGAATTTAGATGAACTGATTAGCCATGCGGATATGGGTCATCAATTTGATGCGTTGGCAAATAAAATCGTTAATGGAGCGGCTTCTTCAAGTGCGAGTGGTTCTGAAATAGTGATGCCAACAATGACAGCTCAAGAGCAACAGGTAGAGGTTGATCCGATAAAACAGGAAAATACCACAATTTATAAAGATGAAGAACATCAAAATGGCAAAGTAGAGAACAACCTTAAACATTCGTTAAGAGATATGGAAATGTAA
- the traF gene encoding type-F conjugative transfer system pilin assembly protein TraF has protein sequence MNKYQVLFMSILFAGGAYANEPPSTDYKPAVGWQFYNLPKPPKEKPVKPQPEISSALKELSPSEQLELIQKKLKEARDTAIMNPTADNIAIYKVYQDYFVEKATAFSMKWEEMLLKYPDLDYNLKNSFYNATVPIKETMRRKEEAKAIEYVNQRYGFFFFYRGHNPIDNKLAEVVKNFSAQYKLTIIPISVDGRISAEFPNSRKDMGQAAKMSVNHFPAIFLVNPTRGEYKPLAYGFITPDDLARRVLNVVSEFKPKI, from the coding sequence ATGAATAAATATCAAGTTTTGTTTATGTCTATATTATTTGCCGGGGGTGCTTATGCAAATGAGCCGCCTAGCACAGATTATAAGCCTGCTGTCGGTTGGCAATTTTATAATTTACCTAAACCACCTAAAGAAAAGCCAGTAAAACCACAGCCTGAAATTTCTTCAGCTTTAAAAGAATTATCACCATCAGAGCAGTTGGAGTTAATTCAGAAAAAACTTAAAGAAGCGCGAGATACGGCCATTATGAACCCAACAGCCGATAACATCGCTATTTACAAAGTATATCAAGATTACTTTGTTGAAAAGGCTACTGCATTTTCAATGAAGTGGGAAGAAATGCTGCTGAAATACCCTGATTTGGATTACAACTTAAAAAACTCATTCTATAACGCGACTGTACCCATTAAAGAAACAATGCGCCGGAAAGAAGAGGCTAAGGCGATTGAGTATGTTAATCAGCGATACGGATTTTTCTTTTTCTATCGTGGCCATAATCCGATTGATAACAAATTAGCGGAGGTTGTGAAAAATTTTTCAGCTCAATATAAGCTCACCATTATCCCTATCTCAGTTGATGGGCGGATTAGTGCAGAATTTCCTAATTCTAGAAAGGATATGGGGCAAGCGGCCAAAATGAGCGTTAATCATTTTCCGGCGATTTTTCTTGTTAATCCGACAAGAGGGGAATATAAGCCGCTTGCTTATGGCTTTATTACGCCTGATGACCTTGCAAGACGAGTATTGAATGTAGTGAGTGAATTTAAACCTAAAATTTAA
- a CDS encoding conjugal transfer protein TraG N-terminal domain-containing protein, with protein MAMEIVVLDGVDILAQAFNAVAAFVNNDTWFSLIKIAEFIGVFTAAILYIKGRDLRTMFYWLFGFVLINAILLTPKERIIIRDLANPTVVKTINNVPLGVAFPLYLSTKVGYAIAQTYDLFFSSPADVQYTKTGLLFGQRLLGESFYLKPSDETLSSNLNHYIQSCVIERNMIKGSNSFNALMNNKALVNTLYAGSASDYVKFTQNGTTSLQSCATAGRAIATEMNKYASSQSPIRQLMSSLGLKSSNPASLNEYNNKISNIQQYFMKSSKSASEIYTQNMLVNSYRRALERYPASLDGSAELIAQASEQSLTKMKLAHQSSYQVAGKTLPALHTVFLTLMIGIFPIMVLAMFIREVAWGVIKNYLSVLFSLMMWPVLFAVFNSIITTLTAHVMNGEEFTLQNMDKVKENATTIAGMAMWLMLSIPFLSFKLVTNLGQNIASAGSYLGNMLASSTSADAANTAAGNYNWGNMQMNNINGNKVDLNSVYRDGMSTIQLANGATQTMTADGSMVLDSTGSISKLPFSFDSGRMLDASLTSSVQALQRQSEQFMQGYRSSVTNAHDSASQILRNYSHQDLIQKGLTESDINALKNTAQENHGASTRDSATDSTRNLDSTLTNRVNSTGGGIRATASAEASGGFTLFGNGATAKAGVQGEVNTSYQIHDANNEEVSKSKDSAYTYSKDDSWNTSQLAEKTRQLSEINTSHVQDSQLRSLIQNTQDSMRSAYENFSGFTATQSRERVLSEAANLTESQRLNIQHRLEQEFVDYARTRLGDENVGNILTSGSAEAREIRTELINEYAAQFEASLRNIHDGNGVRVLGSQGRFSGGNAGQVENYVGSQGRNFEEEASNLGIKTDPIVGLDPHSERNGVIRQGYDVQAGANKVMANDAEKFADNREKSNNKRFDEKD; from the coding sequence ATGGCAATGGAAATCGTTGTTTTAGATGGTGTAGATATCCTCGCGCAAGCATTTAATGCAGTTGCAGCATTTGTGAATAATGATACATGGTTTTCATTAATCAAAATCGCAGAATTTATTGGTGTTTTTACGGCAGCAATCCTTTACATCAAGGGGCGGGATTTGCGTACGATGTTTTATTGGTTATTCGGTTTTGTTTTAATTAATGCAATACTGCTTACGCCAAAAGAACGAATCATTATTCGAGATTTAGCCAATCCTACGGTGGTTAAAACCATTAATAATGTGCCTTTAGGGGTGGCATTTCCGCTGTATTTATCAACTAAAGTTGGCTATGCCATTGCTCAAACTTACGACTTATTTTTTTCTTCTCCGGCAGATGTTCAATATACTAAAACAGGGTTATTATTCGGTCAGCGGTTATTGGGAGAATCGTTCTATTTAAAACCTTCAGATGAAACGCTATCTAGTAATTTAAATCACTATATTCAAAGTTGCGTTATTGAGCGCAATATGATCAAAGGTTCAAACTCTTTTAATGCTTTAATGAATAATAAAGCCTTAGTTAATACGCTATATGCCGGTAGTGCTTCAGATTATGTGAAATTTACTCAAAACGGTACAACCAGTTTGCAAAGTTGTGCGACAGCCGGGCGAGCAATCGCAACGGAAATGAACAAATATGCTTCTAGCCAATCACCGATTAGACAATTAATGAGTAGTTTAGGGCTTAAATCATCGAATCCGGCATCATTAAATGAATATAACAACAAGATTAGCAATATTCAGCAATATTTTATGAAATCGAGTAAATCGGCTTCTGAAATTTATACGCAAAATATGTTGGTTAATTCTTATCGCCGTGCATTAGAGCGTTATCCGGCATCACTTGATGGCAGTGCTGAACTTATTGCACAAGCCTCGGAGCAATCTTTAACTAAGATGAAACTAGCCCATCAATCGAGTTATCAAGTTGCAGGTAAAACATTGCCGGCATTGCATACAGTTTTTTTAACCTTAATGATTGGTATTTTCCCTATTATGGTATTGGCAATGTTTATCCGTGAAGTGGCTTGGGGCGTTATTAAAAACTATCTATCCGTCTTATTTAGTTTAATGATGTGGCCAGTTTTATTTGCAGTGTTTAATAGCATTATTACGACATTAACAGCACACGTTATGAACGGTGAAGAATTTACTTTACAGAACATGGATAAAGTAAAAGAAAACGCGACAACGATTGCAGGAATGGCGATGTGGTTGATGTTATCTATCCCATTTTTGAGCTTTAAGTTAGTAACAAACCTCGGACAAAATATTGCGAGTGCAGGATCTTATTTGGGGAATATGCTTGCCAGTTCGACTTCCGCAGATGCGGCAAATACAGCAGCCGGGAATTATAACTGGGGCAACATGCAAATGAACAATATCAATGGGAATAAAGTAGATTTGAATTCAGTTTATAGAGACGGAATGAGTACGATTCAATTAGCAAATGGCGCAACACAAACGATGACCGCAGACGGTTCTATGGTGTTAGATAGTACGGGTTCTATTTCTAAATTGCCGTTTAGCTTCGATTCAGGGCGTATGCTTGATGCAAGTTTAACTTCTTCGGTTCAAGCCTTACAACGCCAATCAGAGCAATTTATGCAAGGTTATCGCAGTTCCGTGACAAATGCTCATGATTCGGCAAGTCAAATACTGAGAAACTATAGCCATCAAGATTTGATTCAAAAAGGGCTAACTGAAAGTGATATTAATGCGCTGAAAAATACAGCTCAAGAAAATCATGGAGCATCTACAAGAGATTCAGCTACTGATTCAACAAGAAACCTAGATAGTACATTAACGAATAGGGTAAATAGCACAGGTGGGGGCATTAGAGCAACAGCAAGTGCAGAGGCTAGTGGCGGGTTTACATTATTTGGTAATGGCGCAACAGCAAAAGCCGGTGTGCAAGGAGAAGTAAATACATCATATCAAATACATGATGCTAATAATGAAGAGGTATCGAAATCTAAAGATTCAGCATATACCTACTCGAAAGATGATAGTTGGAATACATCACAGCTTGCAGAGAAAACAAGACAACTTAGTGAAATCAATACAAGTCATGTTCAAGATTCACAATTACGCAGCCTCATTCAGAATACACAAGATTCTATGCGTAGTGCTTATGAAAACTTTAGCGGATTTACGGCCACACAAAGTAGAGAGCGTGTATTATCAGAAGCAGCTAATTTAACAGAATCTCAACGTTTGAATATCCAACATCGCTTAGAACAAGAATTTGTAGATTATGCGAGAACGCGCTTAGGTGATGAAAATGTCGGTAATATTCTAACCAGTGGCTCTGCTGAAGCGAGAGAAATTAGAACCGAGCTGATAAATGAATATGCCGCACAATTTGAAGCATCGTTGAGAAATATTCATGATGGTAATGGTGTGAGAGTGTTGGGTTCACAAGGTCGTTTTAGCGGTGGTAATGCCGGACAAGTTGAAAATTATGTTGGAAGTCAGGGAAGAAATTTTGAAGAAGAAGCGAGCAATTTGGGGATTAAAACTGATCCTATCGTTGGGCTTGATCCCCATAGTGAAAGAAATGGGGTTATAAGACAGGGGTATGATGTGCAGGCAGGAGCAAATAAAGTAATGGCAAATGATGCAGAAAAATTTGCAGATAACCGGGAAAAATCAAATAACAAACGATTTGATGAAAAAGATTAA